Proteins from a single region of Aythya fuligula isolate bAytFul2 chromosome 3, bAytFul2.pri, whole genome shotgun sequence:
- the SOCS5 gene encoding suppressor of cytokine signaling 5: MDKVGKMWNNFKYRCQNLFSHEGGSQSENVVVNASSCSSAKDKAIQITGVAQQQPSSPLRENIALQLGLSPSKNSARRNQNCVTEIPQIVEISIEKENDSCITTGARLARRDSYSRHAPWGGKKKHSCSTKTQSSLDTEKRFGRTRSGLQRRERRYGVSSVHDMDAVSNRTVGSRSLRQRLQDTVGLCFPMRTYSKQSKPLFSNKRKIHLSELMLEKCPFPAGSDLAQKWHLIKQHTAPVSPHSTFFDTFDPSLVSTEDEEDRLRERRRLSIEEGVDPPPNAQIHTFEATAQVNPLYKLGPKLAPGMTELTGDKNLTPPGNCDSEEDTTTLCLQSRRQKQRQMSGESHGHISRQGAWKVHTQIDYIHCLVPDLLQITGNPCYWGVMDRYEAEALLEGKPEGTFLLRDSAQEDYLFSVSFRRYNRSLHARIEQWNHNFSFDAHDPCVFHSSTVTGLLEHYKDPSSCMFFEPLLTVSLNRTFPFSLQYICRAVICRCTTYDGIDDLPLPSMLQDFLKEYHYKQKVRVRWLEREPIKAK; the protein is encoded by the coding sequence ATGGATAAAGTGGGAAAGATGTGGAACAATTTCAAATACAGGTGCCAGAATCTCTTCAGTCATGAAGGTGGAAGCCAAAGTGAAAATGTGGTTGTGAATGCCAGTAGTTGCTCATCTGCTAAAGACAAAGCTATCCAGATAACTGGTGTGGCCCAACAGCAACCCAGCAGCCCTTTGAGAGAAAACATTGCTTTGCAACTAGGTTTAAGTCCTTCCAAGAATTCGGCAAGGCGGAACCAAAACTGTGTCACAGAAATTCCTCAGATTGTTGAAATAAGCATTGAGAAAGAGAACGACTCATGTATCACCACGGGAGCGAGGCTTGCTCGCAGGGACTCTTACTCTCGGCATGCTCCTTGGGGTGGGAAGAAGAAACATTCCTGCTCTACCAAAACCCAGAGCTCCTTGGATACGGAAAAGAGATTTGGTAGAACGCGAAGTGGTTTGCAGAGGCGGGAGAGAAGGTATGGGGTGAGTTCTGTCCATGATATGGATGCAGTATCGAACAGGACAGTAGGCAGCCGTTCCCTGCGACAGCGTCTCCAGGATACTGTTGGGCTGTGCTTTCCCATGAGAACTTACAGCAAGCAGTCCAAACCTCTCTTCTCTAACAAAAGAAAGATCCACCTCTCTGAACTGATGCTTGAGAAATGCCCTTTTCCTGCAGGCTCCGATCTGGCTCAGAAGTGGCACCTGATCAAACAGCACACAGCTCCGGTGAGTCCACACTCAACCTTTTTTGATACGTTTGATCCTTCCTTGGTCTCCACGGAAGACGAAGAAGACCGGCTGCGGGAGAGACGCAGGCTCAGTATCGAAGAAGGGGTGGATCCCCCTCCCAATGCCCAAATACACACTTTTGAAGCTACAGCACAGGTTAATCCATTGTATAAACTGGGACCAAAGCTAGCCCCTGGTATGACTGAGCTGACCGGGGACAAAAATCTAACCCCTCCAGGAAACTGCGACTCTGAGGAGGACACGACAACGCTCTGCCTGCAGTCACGCAGGCAGAAGCAGCGTCAGATGTCCGGAGAGAGCCACGGCCACATCAGCAggcagggggcttggaaggTGCACACTCAGATCGACTACATCCATTGCCTTGTGCCAGACTTGCTGCAGATCACAGGTAACCCCTGCTACTGGGGCGTGATGGACCGCTACGAGGCAGAAGCACTTCTGGAGGGTAAACCCGAAGGCACTTTTTTGCTCAGGGATTCTGCGCAAGAGGACTACCTCTTCTCTGTGAGCTTCCGTCGCTATAACCGATCGCTACACGCACGCATTGAGCAGTGGAATCACAACTTCAGTTTTGATGCCCACGACCCCTGTGTGTTTCACTCCTCAACTGTCACAGGGCTTCTGGAACACTACAAAGACCCTAGCTCTTGCATGTTCTTTGAACCGTTGCTTACCGTGTCCCTGAACAGGACCTTCCCCTTTAGTCTGCAGTATATCTGCCGGGCAGTAATCTGCAGGTGCACTACGTACGATGGAATCGATGACCTTCCTCTACCTTCAATGTTGCAGGACTTTCTAAAGGAGTATCACTATAAGCAAAAAGTCAGGGTGCGATGGCTGGAGCGGGAACCTATAAAAGCAAAGTAA